Part of the Trichoderma asperellum chromosome 1, complete sequence genome is shown below.
GTGCTCAACGATTTTCAGACGATGAAATCTGCGGCTGGATATGCAGATTCCATACGTATGTAGGTACGGAGCAAGGAGCATGCAAGACTCTTAGATAAACCACAGATTGCTGAGCACGCTAGAAAATAATCAGAAATTGGAGGGACAGCGGTAATCACTGCGTGGACAGGCAAACGTTGAAGCCCCTGGCCAACCTCCTCACGCCAGCTTGCCACCCCCTGGTCAACGAGGCGCTACGGCTCCGCCGTGGATGCGCATGTACAATGCACATGCTGCTCTGCGATGTGATAGGGTAGGTGTAACAGTGATGAAAGAGCTTCCAAGAAAGATAAACAGCTCATGCATGGTGTAGGCTAGATCGGGCACTGATCAGAGGGGAGAGGCGATCAATAATTACATGGTAAAGAGCATGTCATCAGAGGcaaagacgagaagaagaggaagaccaAAGAGATAGCTAGAGATAGCGATGCCTCTCCGGCCGAACGAGCAGGACATGGCACAAAACGGTAAACGGCGACTTCTGCTTCAAGCAAGGCCGCGAGTCGCAAATGCAGAGAAACACGATGCTAAATGGCATGGCATGACGAAGCTTCAAGGCGGAATACGGGGTCCTGCAGTCCTAGCCGCAGCGCGAATCTAAAACCGCGGCACTACCGCGCAGAGCCATCCCACGATTGGCCCTTGGGACGACAGGGGATGTGCATGATTTGCTAACGATGAGCGCAGCTGCGGCCGGGCTTCAATTGACTTTGCGCGCCAAGATCGAGATTCCCAGCGGCCAGAGCTCTGCCAGCGATGACGCTGCGTCGTGAATCCCCAAAACATGCCTGTTGCGGACTGACGGAGCCCCCGTCCCCAGCATCCTGGATGGCTCCAAATACGCGGTTTCAAAGGCGAGAGGGGCCTTTTTGTTCCTATTTTCCTTGCCCCGTGTGGCGGATGCCTGGCTGTCCTTTTCGAATGGGTCTCGTCATCCTGAAAGCCGTGCCCAAACCCGCCAGTGAATGCGAGGAGCTCGTGGAAATATCACACGTTCCGTCTCCCTGTGCGGCACACCTTCGtattctctctccctctcctctatTTTTGGTTTTGCTGTTTTCCTCTTCTGGCTGTCTTGCAGCCCTCCTGCCTTCTTTTCACTAAACCGCAGCtttctccctcccttttcttcttctcttctcttctcttctcttttcctccttaAACAGCGGGCCAGACCGCTGGACGGATAGTGGCCACACCAGTAAGCAGAGCGATTCGCTTCGCCATCTGCTCGCACCGGGCCGGACGCAGCGAACGACGACGATCGAATTATTCGGCTTCTGACGTTTTGTCCTTCTATTACTGCATATAAAATTGCTTGCAGATTCTCCGTCTGCGAATTTTTTTACTGCACGCGTTACGTGGCGAGCTGCCGGATTGAGCTCATAGTCGAAGCGCTgtggaaaaaagaagaaaaaaaataaacgcTTGCGGATTTCGTTCGCTCATGTCGATCTCACCTACCTAGATGCTTCCGTAACTAAAAGGCCTGTCAACCCCGAGCATCCGCCTGCatcggctttttttttctggcgcGCAACATCCTCGAACTTCATCGCATCTACTCGAATTCACTCGCCAAAGCCCGGTGTCTCTTCCTTTGAGAAAACCACCCCCGACGACATCTCCCCCTCGTGTCCCAGGCAGGCTTTCCCTCCACCATAGCCCAGCGATTTTACGATTCGCGTCTCCATAGCGCATTCCTACCGCTTTGTTCGTGCCTGTCTTTTTGAACAGGTGAAGTGCATCCCGCGCTGTCCCCTGAAAGACTCCGAGCGCTGCTTTGTGACCCAAGCCCGCCTTAATTTGGTTCAATCCCCCCAAAAGAGCCTTTCACGGCTTTCATCTGCTTGAACGCGTTTCCGGAGTGACAAAAGAAATTCCCCAAAAGGCGTATGTCATTTGTCTTACCGGTTCCCCCATCCATCTTGCCGGCTGCCACAAGTGGGCTGAGACATTGGTCCACCGTTGGACAGTTACAGCAACACACCATTATCTAGGCCATCGAATCCGCCAAGGCCCACGGCACAGTATTCCAGATCTCCCCAAATCTCAGCGTCTGATCCCATCTGCTCCATTATTTCCTCCGTGGTCGGCATGATTAGCTGAGACCTCGTGATAATCAGCTCATCAGCTTTCTGTTGAGGACCCCAGTTTAGTCGACATGATGAAGTCTACAAAAAACAACGAGAAGTGGAAATGGAGGTCGTCCACTGCAAGCACGACGGGATCTCTGTCTCCATACCAATATGCCACTGAATCGCCGGAGCCTGTTGTTGAAAGCAAAAAGTCTCGTTCCTTGTCCAAAGCCTTTCGCTCAATGAGTAGCTCTTCCCTAGATTCGATGTCTAGTGGTCCGTCTAGGTCTGGATCTTCAGCACGAAAGCTGCACAAGACGCCGTCTGGCTCAGGATCGATGATTGAAAGACTTCAGAGGAGGGTTTCCAGAGATTCTTCCATCAGCACCGCGCCTTCGGAAATTCCTGGTAGTCCCGTGGAACCCAGCTTTACGGCGATGGAAATGATTCGTTATGGATCGCTTAAGCCAGATTCTTCTCTACTTAAAGCTCGCTCTGAATATCTCGTCTTGACAGACCATTCTTTGGTGAAATTTGGAAGCGCGGAAGCTGCTAGGGTTGTCTTCCCGCAGTTAACTCAGACTGGAAGCCAAGGGAGAGGCGCTCAGTCTCACCATCTGCATGCTTTGAGCAGCAAATCTTCATACGCCGAGATTCGATACGAGATTCCCCTTCGCTCCATCATTGCAGTTTTTAATGAAGAGTCCTCAAGCTCTCGATTTGGCATCGAGCTGTGGTGGTCCTCGAGATCGCCCAAGATTGCATCTTGTAAGGCGCATTTCTACTTCGCTCTTCcaaaggagagagacgaCTGGTTGGCGGACATTCAACAGGCATACAAGGCCAGGATGAGAAAAAACCCGATCCATGTGACCGTTCCAGAGAATGTCAAGATCCGCATCAATCATACTGTGCAGCCAGCAGAGGCACCCGATGATCACCCCCCTCAGAGCTTGATCTTTCCGGTAACAAAGCGTTTCGTGACAGCAGCGCAAAAGGGGACAGCCGCGGATGAGTCTCAGGATATCATAGATACCGCGACCTACTATCTTGCTATTGGCCCCTATTTGTGTTATTTTATCGAGATCCTCAAGGCCGATTATTCGACACTACCAGGTGACCTGCGCTTGAAAACTTCACTATTTGGTACGGTATCTTTGACCCGTTTCCAAGCATCAGTAGCATCTCATGAGCAAAGATTCTCGATGAGTTTTCGGTAAGTTGCCATGTCTCAACTTCGCTTCGTCCCTTTGACTTGACTTGTTTCTAACGATGAAATGTGCACTGGCAGTATACCGTTCGGTCGAGAAACCCGCCTCGATCTAGCAAGCACTTACTATCGCCGGATTATCGAAGCGTTGACAAAGATTGATCGTGTTTTGAAACCCATGTGGCCCCAAAACCTCCAGCACGCTATTTTCGAAATTAAGGGTCTCCCAGCACCTCTCCAGCTGACATCAGGAAACGATTTGGGCGGTCTTGAGATGAGTCTTCAGGCATATTGCGTCGCGTTTAATGTGCAAATCCCCGCCTGGACAATCGAATGGCCGACTCCGTCAGAGCCGGCTTTCCGACTGCTCGCCTCTGATGAGTTGGAATACTCGCCCCTTCAACTGCTTGCGGTTTTCCGGGCTTTGAGATACAATAGCTTCTTTAAAGCCGTCTCTTTTCGCGATGTAGCACTGACATCGCTTGCGAACAAGAGCGATTATTCGCAATATGGAGATACTGTGGTATACACATCTCTGAGTGGTATTTACATACCTAGTACTACGCTTGATCATTCGTGCCAAAGTTACTAACAGCACACTAGGCGTAAAAATACCAGATGACTACTACCAAATTCTTGTTCAAGCTACCATATTGGAACAAGAGATCCATGCTCTGTTGTTTTCATCTGAATCTATACGACACATTGATTTCACGAATACTGTTGGCCTACAACGCTCTAAGAGACCGCAAACAGGTAGGGGATCGATCAACCACACTACGATGCGTAAGATGAGCTCCGAGATCATTCGCCCCTTGTCGATGCTCCTCAAAACACAGTTGAGCCACTGTCATAGCATTTCCATGTCTGGCAACCCCATTGGCTCAAGCGACGTAGCTGAACTAGGTATGTGACTgcaaatgagaaaaagaaatgaaatcAATCTTTCCTTTGGCTGCGCAGCTACTGATTCTTGTCTTAGCCAATGTCTTTGGGCTGGATGATGTGCATTTGAAAAAAATTGATCTATCAAACTGTGGACTTGGGGACATTGATCTCAACAAACTGTGGTCTGGTCTTGCAGGCCAAGCTGAGACTATCGAATATATCGATACGTCAAATAACAGCGGGACTGTTGGCTTTGATACCCTCACTTATACCCTTCGACAACTCCGAAacatcaagaagctcaacATATCAGGCAATACTAGGCTCGTCTCGGAAGAACCCCTCTTCGCTGAGGGTGCGCTACATAGCTGGGCTCTTCAGGAACTGGATCTTTCCGGTATAGTGGTAAGTGGATCGGAACAAACGTCGTTTCCATTCTGATGGCTAATCAATACCTGTAGCTCAACGATACTACTGTGATTTCTCTTGCAAGATATATGGAATCGCCAATGTCTCAAGGGCTGCAAGTGATGCGCCTTAACAATTGCGGTCTCACCGGAAGCCAAGTTgcgcagcttttttttagtatGGGCAAGGCTCGGCACATGACAGTTCATATAAATGCAAACCGGTTAGATGATGGTATTGGAAGCCTGTGCGATGCAATTGCTTCCGGCTATGGGCCCTGGAGTTTGTTCATGCAGATGATTGAATTCAGCTATGAGGATAGCTTTGTCAAGCTGATGAGGGCATTAACCATCAACAAGACGATCGAGTGCCTGAGCTTGGCTGGCTGCGCTACACCGGATGCTGTTAGCAGCGTAGCCTGCCAAGCTGCCTCAGACCTCTTCGCCAAGAACGAGACTATCCGCTTCTTGGATATATCTGGATACGACTCCAAGCTTGACGAAGGCCGGCTGGGCAGAGAATTCTCAAGATCATTAAGTGGCATGAAATTCAATAAGCGAATTGAGCACCTTCGTGTCAGAAGCCAGATGCTGAATATCAACATCGGAGACCTCGCAGAAGCTATCTCAGGCAATCAAACACTGCACACCCTGGATTGTGAGGGCAACGACTTCAACCTCTCTAATTTCTGGCATCTGGTGAAGCGTATTGAGGGTAATACGACGATCCGGCACTTCTCCGCATTCTCCGAGTCTGAACTTTCCAGGACAATACAGAAATCTGCCGAAGTCGATGTGCCGGTCGTTGCGCCGCGCCGCTCCTCGGGCATATTCAATAAGCTGAAGCATGAAAAGGCTCCAGTGATTGTAGAGAAGCCACTTGTTCAACGGCTGAGTGACGAGTGGGATGCTGCCATTAACGCTCTAAATAACGTTCTTGAGAGAAATCAAAAGATCTACCGCGACGAGCAGAGTCCTGCGAAGCTGGCCGACCAGGTACTGGAAACTTGCGAGATAGAAGAAGGCACATTTTCAGTTGACTTTGGAGGCCTTGCCAGCAAAGAATTTGAAGTCCATAATGCTGCGGGCTCTTCCCTTCGACGTGGACCCTCTACTACGAACCACGGCTCGGAAACGTTGAAAGTTATCGTGTCAGCGCCTTACTCGGGCGAAGATCCCAGTGACACAATCATGAGGCCTTATTCCATTGTCTCAAGCGACGGGGCTAGTAGCCCAACCTCTCAGGCCAGCTCTAATAGTGAAACGGGAATGCCAACACCTTCAGAGATGGAAAGCCCTCCGGATAAAGAGCCGGGGTGGGCCAACACACCGGTTGCGGGTGTGACCAGCAACGGGGCGCCTGAGGATAGCTTTTTGCCTTCCGAGGGTTACGATGCTGAGATAAGCTTACTGATGGGGAGATACCAAAGCCTCCTCGGCGATCCGACAGATCCcattgaggaggagggcaGGTAATAAGAGGGGGGCGAGaaggaaaagcaaagaaatgaatgaaaaggggggggggccaCCCCAGCGTTAGTATAAATTACAAGATATACGGCTTATTGAGATGATACAGGGGAAGGAAGCATAATTAGGGTGAAAAGAGATGAGGAGGCAGGTAGACAGCAGCGTGCTCAACCCCGGCGTTTTTGGGATGTTATTTGGATTGccggcttgcttgcttgccttGCATTGCCTGATGGATTGGTTGATTgactgattgattgattgattgatacCCCTTGCAGTTTGTCAGATTTAGTCCCATGCAGACTTTGAAGTATAGGGCCGGGAAGAGAGTTCGGAATATTTTTAGTCATGCTTAATGCAGTGCATATATTGCCCATAGCAATACCTCAAGCGACTGTCACGATACTGTAGTGTTGATGTCTATTTTGCATTTCTTCACTTTTTATTATGTATCTGTAGAAGTatctatttttatacttgCACCAGCTTGCATACCTACAAGGAGCTTCGTGCCCGGCTACGCGGTATAAAATGGGGTACGTACTGGCGTGAGGGGCAATTTCTTCGGCCTAGCCACGCAATTTCTCCAGCCCCAGCCTCAGCCCCCCAGCCCCAGCTTTCCAGCGGTCTCTCTGCAGACACTCGCTCGTGTACCTCGACAATCACGTACGTACCACTAGCAACGTTAGCATCTTTGCGGGAGTTGGCGCGAGCTTCGTCATCACCACTCTTGAGTCTTTTAGccgttcttctttttgtgtCTTTGTCGAACGCCTGCTTTCTTGCTTTGGAGCTTCATTCATTCGTTCTCTCGCTGTTCTCTCCTTTGTCTGCGTCCCGTTGAGCTGCGGAGCTCTCGCGCTCCTCCTTACTTCGTTTGAACCTCCTGAGGATAAGACCCGACATCCGAGCGTCCGGCTCGAGACAACAACCTCGCGATGTATTCCAACTCGAACGCCTTCTTGAACAGCGGCAACAGCCCTCGCCCGGGgacgcagccgcagcagcagtatgGCGGCTCCTTTGGCAATCTCGCGCCTGGCCAGCAGCcgggccagcagccaagcccCTTTGCGCCGCAGCCCACGGGCTTCGGACAGCAACCGCTGCAACAgccattgcagcagcaatacaCCGGATATCCGTTGCAAGCTCAGCCAACCGGCTACCAGCAGTCGCCGCAGCcactgcagcagcagtatacGGGCTTCCCGGGACAAGGtcaaccgcagcagcagttccAGACGTCGAGCGCCCCGCCAATGCCGTCGATTCCTCCccagtaccagcagcagtaccagcagcaacagctacaacagcctcaactccagcagcaggtgCCTCAGCAGACTGGATTCCCGgctccgcagccgcagcagccgcagcccacGAGCTCGAccatctctcctcctcctcctccgatAAAGCCGCAGCCAACTGGGTTCGCGGAAGTGGCAGCGTCTTTCCAGACCGGCGGCACGGCTAAGCCCCAGGGACGAAGAGCCGATAAATCAAAGACTAGGATTCCCAACATTAGACTATCTTTCATCACGGCCGCCGATCAAGCAAAGTTCGAGACGCTGTTCAAGTCTGCTGTGGGAGATGGCTCAGCAACCATGTCGGGAGAAAAGGCCAGAGACCTTTTGCTACGGTCTAAATTGGATGGCGATGCGCTGTCCCATATTTGGTAAGAGATATCTAACTCtattccttctttccaatTCTACCAAATGTACTACTATCAATGCCGGCAAACGACTAACAGAGGGCCATCCAGGACGTTGGCCGATACCACGCGAGCGGGACAGCTATACTTTCCCGAATTCGCCCTTGCCATGTACCTTTGCAACCTGAAGCTTACAGGCAAGACGTTGCCACCTACTCTGCCTGAGCACGTAAAGAATGAGGTTTCCAGCATGGTTGATATCATCAGCTTTGCGGTTCCGGACGAAGGCCCCGCGACAAGCCAAGCAAACGTGCCTACCATCGAGCAGCCCAAACCgcaaccgccgccgccagcatcaaactcccagcttctccaagcgCAGATGACAGGCTTTCCCGGagcgcagcagcatggcTTTGGAGGCCAATCACAAGGCCTTCAGCCACAGCCGACGGGTTTCGCTAACTTACAGAATCCCCAACCGACAGGATTTAACGgccctcttcctccattACCTCCTATGCCCACTGGATTTGGCGGACCTGGAGGCATGGCAGCACCACTGAATGCTCAA
Proteins encoded:
- a CDS encoding uncharacterized protein (EggNog:ENOG41); translated protein: MMKSTKNNEKWKWRSSTASTTGSLSPYQYATESPEPVVESKKSRSLSKAFRSMSSSSLDSMSSGPSRSGSSARKLHKTPSGSGSMIERLQRRVSRDSSISTAPSEIPGSPVEPSFTAMEMIRYGSLKPDSSLLKARSEYLVLTDHSLVKFGSAEAARVVFPQLTQTGSQGRGAQSHHLHALSSKSSYAEIRYEIPLRSIIAVFNEESSSSRFGIELWWSSRSPKIASCKAHFYFALPKERDDWLADIQQAYKARMRKNPIHVTVPENVKIRINHTVQPAEAPDDHPPQSLIFPVTKRFVTAAQKGTAADESQDIIDTATYYLAIGPYLCYFIEILKADYSTLPGDLRLKTSLFGTVSLTRFQASVASHEQRFSMSFRIPFGRETRLDLASTYYRRIIEALTKIDRVLKPMWPQNLQHAIFEIKGLPAPLQLTSGNDLGGLEMSLQAYCVAFNVQIPAWTIEWPTPSEPAFRLLASDELEYSPLQLLAVFRALRYNSFFKAVSFRDVALTSLANKSDYSQYGDTVVYTSLSGVKIPDDYYQILVQATILEQEIHALLFSSESIRHIDFTNTVGLQRSKRPQTGRGSINHTTMRKMSSEIIRPLSMLLKTQLSHCHSISMSGNPIGSSDVAELANVFGLDDVHLKKIDLSNCGLGDIDLNKLWSGLAGQAETIEYIDTSNNSGTVGFDTLTYTLRQLRNIKKLNISGNTRLVSEEPLFAEGALHSWALQELDLSGIVLNDTTVISLARYMESPMSQGLQVMRLNNCGLTGSQVAQLFFSMGKARHMTVHINANRLDDGIGSLCDAIASGYGPWSLFMQMIEFSYEDSFVKLMRALTINKTIECLSLAGCATPDAVSSVACQAASDLFAKNETIRFLDISGYDSKLDEGRLGREFSRSLSGMKFNKRIEHLRVRSQMLNINIGDLAEAISGNQTLHTLDCEGNDFNLSNFWHLVKRIEGNTTIRHFSAFSESELSRTIQKSAEVDVPVVAPRRSSGIFNKLKHEKAPVIVEKPLVQRLSDEWDAAINALNNVLERNQKIYRDEQSPAKLADQVLETCEIEEGTFSVDFGGLASKEFEVHNAAGSSLRRGPSTTNHGSETLKVIVSAPYSGEDPSDTIMRPYSIVSSDGASSPTSQASSNSETGMPTPSEMESPPDKEPGWANTPVAGVTSNGAPEDSFLPSEGYDAEISLLMGRYQSLLGDPTDPIEEEGR